In Helicobacter bilis, a genomic segment contains:
- a CDS encoding L-serine ammonia-lyase: MSNLNIFKIGVGPSSSHTLGPLIAGNLFCKKLDSVLQDVERVEVSLYGSLSLTGRGHLTDRAVIWGLSNVEARSLKASLQAEINEKALNQNKLNLCGKKEISFSYDRDIIFSHDFLELHENGMCIKAFDSHNKEIASQVYYSVGGGFVKTEEELKEGDMESDSNNIDMSIENATKALYLCDEKRVNLAQLSLMYELQFNTEEYIKAYCLEIWQVMQEVYENGTNPTQEYLPGKLHLRRRAKGLHERVKATTDPMGIIDFISLYAIAIAEENGSGAKVVTAPTNGACAVIPAVMLYLKNHTIGFGDKEAIDFLLTAMLIGSFYKKNASISGAEAGCQAEIGSASSMAAAAMASVLGAEARVACNAAEMAMEHHLGLTCDPVGGLVQIPCIERNAFGAIKAISAARMAMTRKSIPIVSLDEVIKTMYQTGKDMNAKYRETSLGGLAKTLSSVC; the protein is encoded by the coding sequence ATGAGTAATTTAAATATTTTTAAAATCGGTGTAGGACCATCATCATCGCATACTTTAGGACCATTAATAGCTGGAAATCTTTTTTGTAAAAAGCTAGATTCTGTGTTGCAAGATGTAGAACGAGTCGAAGTAAGCCTTTATGGCTCTTTATCACTTACAGGCAGGGGACACTTAACGGATAGGGCAGTGATTTGGGGATTAAGCAATGTGGAGGCAAGATCGTTAAAGGCAAGCTTGCAAGCAGAGATAAATGAGAAAGCACTCAATCAAAATAAACTCAATCTTTGCGGTAAAAAAGAGATTTCTTTCTCTTATGATAGGGATATAATTTTTTCTCATGACTTTTTAGAGTTACATGAAAATGGCATGTGTATAAAAGCCTTTGATTCTCATAATAAAGAGATTGCAAGTCAAGTATATTATTCTGTTGGTGGTGGTTTTGTAAAAACTGAAGAGGAATTAAAAGAAGGCGATATGGAATCAGATTCTAATAATATAGATATGAGTATTGAAAATGCTACAAAAGCCTTGTATCTATGCGATGAAAAACGGGTTAATCTCGCACAACTCTCACTGATGTATGAATTGCAATTTAACACAGAAGAATACATAAAGGCATATTGCCTTGAGATTTGGCAGGTTATGCAGGAAGTGTATGAAAATGGCACAAATCCTACGCAAGAGTATCTACCCGGAAAGCTTCATTTACGCAGACGCGCAAAAGGGTTGCATGAAAGAGTGAAAGCTACAACAGATCCTATGGGTATAATTGATTTTATCTCGTTGTATGCAATAGCCATTGCTGAAGAAAACGGCAGCGGTGCAAAAGTCGTTACCGCCCCAACAAATGGTGCATGTGCGGTTATACCTGCTGTTATGTTGTATCTTAAGAATCATACAATAGGTTTTGGCGATAAAGAGGCGATTGACTTTTTGCTTACTGCCATGCTTATTGGCTCATTTTATAAGAAAAATGCAAGTATAAGCGGTGCGGAAGCAGGCTGTCAAGCAGAGATAGGCTCGGCAAGCTCCATGGCAGCAGCAGCAATGGCAAGTGTGCTTGGGGCAGAAGCAAGAGTCGCATGTAATGCCGCAGAAATGGCAATGGAACATCATTTAGGGCTTACTTGCGATCCTGTTGGTGGGCTAGTGCAGATTCCTTGTATTGAGAGAAACGCATTTGGTGCGATTAAGGCGATTTCAGCGGCTCGCATGGCAATGACAAGAAAAAGCATACCGATTGTAAGCCTTGATGAAGTGATTAAGACAATGTATCAAACAGGCAAAGATATGAACGCAAAATATAGAGAAACTTCACTTGGCGGTTTAGCAAAAACACTCTCAAGCGTGTGTTAA